A genomic segment from Dethiosulfovibrio faecalis encodes:
- a CDS encoding hydrogenase, protein MFGSLFTGFGYWDFGSWLLFFILAGAMTTWLRSQGRQDYKKGTEQDQIYFSGNELPDSEEITVPASSSYWGFRKALKPYYDKLVAFHSGQTVTYVGWFLVTTALLMVLIIL, encoded by the coding sequence ATGTTCGGAAGTCTTTTCACCGGTTTTGGCTATTGGGATTTCGGTAGCTGGCTACTGTTCTTCATACTGGCAGGAGCCATGACCACCTGGCTTCGTTCTCAAGGACGTCAGGACTACAAGAAGGGAACCGAGCAGGACCAGATCTATTTTTCCGGAAACGAACTTCCCGATTCGGAGGAGATAACGGTTCCGGCCAGCTCTTCCTACTGGGGGTTCCGGAAGGCTCTGAAACCCTATTACGACAAGCTGGTGGCCTTCCATTCAGGTCAGACGGTGACCTACGTCGGTTGGTTTCTCGTCACCACGGCCCTGTTGATGGTCCTGATCATCCTATAG
- a CDS encoding NADH-quinone oxidoreductase subunit B family protein translates to MKLDTMLQVLPKSLWVFSTNTGSCNGCDIEIVSTVSPRYDIERFGMKLTGTPRHADVLLVTGPVTRFMKEKLERIYAQIPDPKVVIAVGNCACSGDVYFKSYNLVGPVDRIIPVDVYVHGCPPRPEAIIEGAAKAVLKLEAKRAELRKAGA, encoded by the coding sequence ATGAAGCTGGATACTATGCTGCAGGTTTTGCCGAAGTCCCTGTGGGTTTTCTCTACCAACACGGGATCCTGTAACGGGTGCGATATAGAGATAGTCTCCACGGTATCGCCCAGGTACGATATAGAGCGTTTCGGCATGAAGCTTACCGGGACGCCTCGTCACGCCGACGTCCTTTTGGTTACCGGTCCTGTGACCCGTTTCATGAAGGAGAAGCTGGAGCGCATATACGCTCAGATACCCGATCCGAAGGTAGTCATAGCTGTCGGAAACTGTGCCTGTTCCGGAGACGTCTACTTCAAGTCCTACAACCTGGTAGGGCCGGTGGACAGGATCATACCGGTGGATGTTTACGTCCACGGTTGTCCTCCCAGACCGGAGGCCATTATAGAGGGAGCTGCCAAGGCGGTCTTGAAGCTGGAGGCCAAGAGGGCGGAGCTCAGAAAGGCTGGTGCTTGA
- a CDS encoding NADH-quinone oxidoreductase subunit C has protein sequence MLDPMDCFIDREKVVKTPQELAEHLQGVFGDDLSYVDLRDFSEGSSGEVTSNHLWMTIGKTRLLDFVDELGKFDFPNFHVVSGDDDGDHISLYYHFDLYRAVERGVSLHVTVCVHVPKDDLTVDSLFSRIPGVEYSEREIQEMFGVDHIGLPNKALVFLPDDWNREVFPWRRDETAPGEGLVEDLS, from the coding sequence GTGCTTGATCCTATGGACTGCTTCATAGACAGAGAAAAGGTTGTAAAAACTCCACAGGAGCTGGCGGAGCATCTTCAAGGTGTTTTCGGAGACGACCTGTCCTACGTGGATCTGAGGGATTTTTCCGAGGGAAGCTCCGGTGAGGTCACCAGTAACCATCTATGGATGACCATCGGCAAGACTCGCCTTCTGGATTTCGTCGACGAGCTAGGAAAATTCGATTTTCCGAACTTTCACGTGGTCTCCGGAGACGACGATGGCGATCATATCTCCCTTTACTATCACTTCGACCTTTACAGAGCCGTAGAGAGAGGCGTCAGCCTTCACGTCACCGTGTGCGTCCATGTGCCGAAAGACGATCTCACCGTGGATTCGCTTTTCAGCCGTATTCCGGGGGTCGAGTACAGCGAGAGGGAGATTCAGGAGATGTTCGGTGTGGACCACATCGGTCTTCCCAACAAGGCCCTCGTCTTCTTGCCCGATGATTGGAACAGGGAAGTATTCCCATGGCGCAGGGACGAGACGGCTCCGGGCGAAGGCCTGGTAGAGGATCTCTCCTAG